CGACCGTGCCCTTGTCAGCGAGCCGACGGCCCGGCGTCACTGCAAGTCACTCGTGAACACAGGCTTCGCCGAAACGGAACCAGACGGTCAAACGACATTGTACCGTCGCAATAGCGACCGGATTCTGATGTCCCGGATCCGGGAACTCCGCGAGGAGACGAATCGGACAGAGCTGCTTGAGGGCATCAAGGAGATGAAAG
This genomic window from Halogeometricum sp. S1BR25-6 contains:
- a CDS encoding winged helix-turn-helix domain-containing protein, coding for MTETWDDVNEQVKGDWKDDTTPFERVYEIIEQTHDGQSAAEIADRALVSEPTARRHCKSLVNTGFAETEPDGQTTLYRRNSDRILMSRIRELREETNRTELLEGIKEMK